Proteins encoded by one window of Bryobacteraceae bacterium:
- a CDS encoding DarT ssDNA thymidine ADP-ribosyltransferase family protein, with the protein MDPLLRIPHLYHFTDVVNMPKIRELEGLFSTARLREMEQEFCAGGDQDSLGLDARWGMDQYVHLCWAQGHPMAGKIAQRKPDARLFYLKIDRAVLYAPGVKFATGVVYATGTEIVDLAEAVERNLIDFHALYNWTDWRDPQAQAARRAAELCEILVPDYIPLSYIRNLPNG; encoded by the coding sequence ATGGATCCTCTGCTGCGTATCCCGCATCTGTATCACTTCACCGACGTGGTCAACATGCCGAAGATTCGCGAGTTGGAGGGCCTCTTCTCGACAGCCCGACTGAGAGAGATGGAGCAGGAATTCTGTGCTGGCGGCGATCAGGACAGCCTCGGTCTTGATGCCCGTTGGGGCATGGACCAGTACGTACACTTGTGCTGGGCGCAGGGGCATCCGATGGCTGGCAAGATCGCGCAGCGAAAGCCCGATGCCAGGCTTTTCTATCTCAAGATCGACCGGGCGGTGCTATATGCGCCCGGGGTGAAGTTCGCTACGGGAGTAGTCTACGCTACCGGCACAGAGATTGTTGACTTGGCTGAAGCCGTCGAACGAAACCTTATCGACTTCCACGCCCTGTACAACTGGACGGATTGGCGCGACCCACAGGCACAGGCCGCGCGAAGGGCTGCGGAGTTATGCGAGATCCTGGTGCCGGACTACATCCCACTTTCGTACATAAGGAATCTTCCCAATGGCTGA
- a CDS encoding glycosyltransferase family A protein has translation MSVIGTIVIPTRRSPVLARCVESWEANAREFGHRVRVVVSEDGDANPRREWWVKKLAAEAVPEHIARFLLYGDPAMAQPTTGANRNLLLLETAGDAVLTVDDDTVCEWRRAPGMRAGVAEGFGHPGRLWLYRSLEAARASAAAEPYDVLREFGARLGGASPVVQAGLCGDAAINTPFGRLLARGEEREEWVAEPELWRTRAVVAATPQEALVAAPQLMTFCAALDGRQALVPFSPMGRNQDAVFALVLRMADEGARVRHVPWCVWHEPSPAREFPVDVLAREAGVFHLNDGVALLLRHREPGSLRAAGLWLEELGAWDAGAFRRLLVSLRCEAVSREIGMVGQALAAYGSAPGWWGRELRGVLGVLEGALSGERLLAGAERLQGYVGMFGGALRQWEAVWECARGVGRPNRR, from the coding sequence GTGAGCGTGATCGGGACGATTGTGATTCCGACGCGGCGATCGCCAGTGCTGGCGCGGTGCGTGGAGAGTTGGGAGGCGAACGCGCGGGAGTTCGGGCATCGTGTGCGGGTGGTGGTGAGCGAGGACGGGGACGCGAATCCGCGGCGGGAGTGGTGGGTGAAGAAGCTGGCGGCGGAGGCGGTGCCGGAACATATCGCGCGGTTTTTGCTTTATGGCGATCCGGCGATGGCGCAGCCGACGACGGGGGCGAATCGCAACCTGCTGCTGCTGGAGACGGCCGGGGACGCGGTGCTGACGGTGGACGACGATACGGTGTGCGAGTGGCGGCGCGCGCCGGGGATGCGGGCGGGCGTGGCGGAAGGGTTCGGGCATCCGGGGCGGTTGTGGCTGTACCGGTCGCTCGAGGCGGCGCGGGCGTCGGCGGCGGCGGAGCCTTACGATGTGCTGCGGGAGTTCGGGGCGCGGTTGGGGGGCGCGAGTCCGGTGGTGCAGGCGGGGCTGTGCGGCGATGCGGCGATCAACACGCCGTTCGGGCGGCTGCTGGCGCGCGGGGAAGAGCGGGAAGAGTGGGTGGCGGAGCCGGAGCTGTGGCGGACGCGGGCGGTGGTGGCGGCGACGCCGCAGGAGGCGCTGGTGGCGGCTCCGCAGTTGATGACGTTCTGCGCGGCGCTGGACGGGCGGCAGGCGCTGGTGCCCTTTTCGCCGATGGGGCGGAATCAGGACGCGGTTTTCGCGCTGGTGCTGCGGATGGCGGATGAGGGCGCGCGGGTGAGGCATGTGCCGTGGTGCGTGTGGCATGAGCCGTCGCCGGCGCGGGAGTTTCCGGTGGACGTGCTGGCTCGGGAGGCGGGGGTGTTTCATCTGAACGATGGGGTGGCGTTGTTGCTGCGGCATCGGGAGCCGGGGAGTTTGCGGGCGGCGGGGTTGTGGCTGGAGGAGTTGGGGGCGTGGGACGCGGGTGCGTTCCGTCGGTTGTTGGTGTCGCTGCGATGCGAGGCGGTGTCGCGGGAGATTGGGATGGTGGGGCAGGCGTTGGCGGCGTATGGGTCCGCGCCGGGGTGGTGGGGGCGGGAGTTGCGGGGGGTGCTGGGGGTGTTGGAGGGGGCGCTCAGCGGGGAGCGGTTGTTGGCGGGGGCGGAGCGGTTGCAGGGGTATGTGGGGATGTTTGGGGGGGCGTTGCGGCAGTGGGAGGCGGTTTGGGAGTGCGCTCGGGGGGTGGGGCGGCCGAATCGTCGATGA
- a CDS encoding COR domain-containing protein translates to MSDLRPLAALTGLQMLDASYTRIRDLSPLAGRMKAGPLVKWSDLTWEGPGIYVKDCPLTNPPPEIVKQGNDAILNYFREKASGEVDHLYEAKLLILGQGGAGKTSLLRRLYQPELPLPAEKETTKGIDIHRHEFPLPNGRRFRLNVWDFGGQEIYHATHQFFLTRRSLYLLVDDTRANHKSVSDKEFQYWLDLVDVLGGQSPVLIFQNEKGGRSKEVDRSGIRGRYGNVKEFFAGDLQHAGAADRLREEIAHAAAGLSHIGEELPVRWLAVRADVEKRAAETPYISQSEYFEIYAKHLEPDRTRALHLSRYLHDLGVFLHFQDDPLLGRTVILQNQWATEAVFRMLDNEDVKKRRGRFGRADCERLWRDSAYAEMHPELLALMERFELCYRLRDSAPEQWLAPQLLAAEKPAALAGFGKPEDLVLRYRYSFLPKGIVSRLTVRLHRYVGDPEMAWVSGVLLERDGTAVLVELLAGGEIEMRARGPEAKELLAVAAADLDALNESFQGLADRVDKRVPCRCGECRRAAEPEFFSHKALRRRKTDRRLEVECPRSYADVDVVELLDGVPAQVERTAGGVRTVRIFLASSAELRADRDAFDLYLRQYNDRLRKRGVYLEIVRWENFLDAMSETRLQDEYNAAVRDCGIFVSLFWTKTGKFTAEEFDVAHRQFRETGAPRIYTFFRKPEVTADLSRKADLTSLWAFQEKLGKLGHFWTNYDDAEHLKRQFRDQLDRLFDAGV, encoded by the coding sequence GTGTCCGACCTCCGCCCGCTTGCCGCTCTGACTGGCCTCCAGATGCTCGATGCGTCATATACGCGAATACGCGACCTGAGCCCGCTCGCCGGCCGGATGAAGGCGGGACCCTTGGTGAAGTGGAGCGACCTAACGTGGGAAGGCCCGGGCATCTACGTGAAGGACTGCCCGCTGACGAATCCGCCGCCGGAGATCGTCAAGCAAGGCAACGACGCTATCCTGAACTACTTCCGGGAGAAGGCGTCAGGGGAAGTGGACCACCTCTACGAGGCCAAGCTGCTGATCCTCGGCCAAGGCGGCGCGGGCAAGACGAGCCTGCTGCGGCGGCTCTACCAGCCTGAACTGCCGCTGCCGGCCGAGAAGGAAACCACGAAGGGGATCGACATTCATCGCCACGAGTTCCCGCTGCCGAACGGACGCCGGTTCCGGCTGAACGTGTGGGACTTCGGCGGCCAGGAGATCTACCACGCCACGCACCAGTTCTTCCTCACCCGCCGTTCGCTCTACCTGCTAGTGGACGATACGCGGGCGAATCACAAGTCGGTTTCCGACAAAGAATTCCAGTACTGGCTGGACCTCGTCGACGTGCTCGGCGGGCAGAGTCCGGTCCTGATCTTCCAGAATGAGAAGGGCGGGCGGAGCAAGGAGGTCGACCGGAGCGGCATCCGTGGACGCTACGGGAACGTGAAAGAGTTCTTCGCCGGGGACCTTCAACACGCCGGCGCGGCGGACCGGCTCCGCGAGGAGATCGCGCACGCGGCCGCCGGGCTGAGCCACATCGGCGAGGAACTGCCGGTGCGGTGGCTCGCCGTGCGGGCCGATGTCGAGAAGCGGGCCGCGGAGACGCCGTACATTTCGCAGAGCGAGTATTTCGAGATCTATGCGAAGCACTTGGAACCGGACCGCACCAGGGCGCTTCACCTGAGCCGCTATCTCCATGACCTGGGCGTGTTCCTGCACTTCCAGGACGATCCGCTGCTCGGGCGGACGGTGATTCTCCAGAACCAGTGGGCCACCGAAGCGGTGTTCCGGATGCTCGACAACGAGGACGTGAAGAAACGGCGGGGGCGCTTCGGGCGCGCGGATTGCGAACGGCTGTGGCGGGACTCCGCCTACGCCGAGATGCACCCGGAACTGCTGGCGCTGATGGAACGGTTCGAGCTGTGCTACCGGTTGCGCGACAGTGCGCCCGAGCAGTGGCTGGCGCCGCAATTGCTGGCGGCGGAGAAGCCCGCGGCGTTGGCAGGGTTTGGCAAACCCGAGGACCTAGTGCTGCGCTACCGGTACAGCTTTCTGCCGAAGGGGATTGTGAGCCGGTTGACGGTCCGCTTGCACCGCTACGTGGGGGATCCGGAGATGGCCTGGGTTTCGGGCGTGCTGCTGGAGCGCGACGGGACGGCGGTGTTGGTGGAACTGCTGGCGGGCGGGGAGATCGAGATGCGGGCGCGGGGTCCGGAGGCGAAGGAACTGCTGGCGGTGGCGGCGGCGGATTTGGATGCGTTGAACGAGTCCTTCCAGGGGCTGGCGGATCGGGTGGATAAGCGGGTGCCGTGCCGGTGCGGGGAGTGCCGGAGGGCGGCGGAGCCGGAGTTCTTTTCGCACAAGGCGCTGCGGCGGCGGAAGACGGATCGCAGGCTGGAGGTGGAGTGTCCGCGGAGTTACGCGGACGTGGATGTGGTGGAGTTGCTGGATGGCGTCCCGGCGCAGGTGGAGCGGACGGCGGGTGGAGTGCGAACGGTGCGGATCTTCCTGGCGTCGTCGGCGGAGTTGCGGGCGGACCGGGATGCGTTCGACCTTTACCTGCGGCAGTACAACGACCGGTTGCGGAAACGGGGGGTTTATCTGGAGATCGTGCGGTGGGAGAACTTCCTGGATGCGATGTCGGAGACGCGGCTGCAGGATGAGTACAACGCGGCTGTTCGGGATTGCGGGATCTTTGTGAGTTTGTTTTGGACGAAGACTGGGAAGTTCACGGCGGAGGAGTTCGACGTCGCGCACCGGCAGTTCCGGGAGACCGGGGCTCCGAGGATCTACACGTTTTTCAGGAAGCCGGAAGTGACGGCGGATCTATCGCGCAAGGCGGACCTGACGTCGCTTTGGGCCTTTCAGGAGAAGCTGGGGAAGCTCGGGCACTTCTGGACCAACTACGACGACGCCGAACATCTGAAGCGGCAGTTCCGGGATCAGCTCGATCGGCTGTTTGACGCGGGCGTTTGA